In Paenibacillus guangzhouensis, a single window of DNA contains:
- a CDS encoding S-layer homology domain-containing protein, protein MRKVMKKPLILLMLIAIFCMGISGSAFAHKGNNPSKQDGKDSLNAATAVTMIVKGLNLNIDNIKFIKKPEATDYYTKIKNDSSYADYFIIAQYNGLGIPKDINPSAKVTREQFAKWLFGALSHKGNYAWIEIFQNVADADQVTDGYMDSIQKLLIAKIVSLDSKQRFYPKSYITRAQAVDMISKTLKFINNTKSETPNSSVLDQVNITSVKETDSVTRVTLSAMVPHAGYGLEITSIQFSKGIATIQYKVIQPDPDKMYAQVITELKAVTYIPSEYKAVLGGVQQQ, encoded by the coding sequence AAGGCAACAACCCGAGTAAACAAGACGGGAAAGACAGCTTGAACGCGGCAACCGCAGTGACCATGATCGTAAAAGGCCTGAATTTAAACATCGACAATATTAAATTTATCAAGAAACCGGAGGCGACCGACTATTATACGAAGATTAAAAACGACTCCTCATACGCAGATTACTTCATCATCGCTCAATATAACGGCCTAGGAATTCCAAAAGACATTAATCCTTCTGCTAAAGTCACCCGGGAGCAATTCGCCAAATGGTTGTTTGGCGCGTTAAGTCATAAAGGAAATTATGCCTGGATCGAAATATTCCAAAACGTTGCGGATGCTGACCAAGTGACAGACGGGTACATGGACAGTATTCAGAAGTTGCTCATTGCTAAGATCGTGTCCCTAGACAGCAAGCAACGCTTCTATCCTAAAAGCTACATTACCCGCGCACAAGCTGTCGACATGATTAGCAAAACGTTAAAATTCATCAATAACACAAAATCGGAAACACCTAATTCTTCCGTTCTCGACCAAGTAAATATCACTTCGGTTAAAGAAACGGATTCTGTCACCCGAGTTACATTATCCGCTATGGTTCCTCACGCTGGATACGGACTCGAAATCACGAGCATCCAATTCTCGAAAGGCATAGCCACGATTCAATATAAAGTCATCCAGCCTGATCCTGACAAAATGTACGCCCAAGTCATCACGGAGTTGAAAGCTGTGACTTATATCCCTTCAGAATACAAAGCTGTACTAGGAGGAGTACAACAACAATAA